The proteins below are encoded in one region of Phaseolus vulgaris cultivar G19833 chromosome 1, P. vulgaris v2.0, whole genome shotgun sequence:
- the LOC137813783 gene encoding zinc finger protein VAR3, chloroplastic yields MSGVAPRFLFLLATPLPLLRRNHHHRHRNLLLLSSHSLRLSSSPSSFSFSSSPLPLKLRASQGSSLSSSPWPEYSSFLSHISSSGYLSSLPDDAFTAAAQHLSYSFLRDATTCLAFARDRPNLLRLLSTRDIAAVVEHGSPFLFRDADDSVRKMKSFLSNGDANVLDTDRANTIDLMKFLLSYASDPYVPSEGNSLNNRNLIESSVRNLFGELFKLSYSAPGSNSFDSVQSQMAGRFGHTKPPGQQIEMKRGDWICTRCNFMNFARNIKCLECEEARPKRQLAGGEWECPQCDFYNYGRNMSCLRCDCKRPGQISLGAINTMSNIDYENRNNPNTSDVDARLAANEEKAQRWFSKVSQLDSSADINSVIADEDFPEIMPLRKGVNRFVVSTRKTPMERRLANAQYKRNLSNYDIPGTEDFKAVEPIKSHDNLDDMLGRSAGLPQYDNNLAEQNASGDRQPSFAGTSNTSHFKNVQGRYTSTIPPSTLSADALAPKSENLLAEESENVVLDTDIRYASLGDSSQLSKNSTNITEDKEKEQDEKSEKWFRKIAELNDFPDITSAISDEDFPEIMPMRKGENRFVVSKKKDRSLTTPAYKRQAAMEQASKTNFVPFVPFPPDYFAKKDKPHADGTDSMDRSTDGTSSISEVAEKAPEISDDARAQPGLSPKSSEQSSNNNDVGSMSWAGTSGNSRQSFNQDHVPNLTGSSSPGTASDNQSGKAEWTGKSLEGSAVKEPDPLDMSEEAKAERWFRRVAQIKDISELSQIPDEDFPSIMPMRKGVNRFVVSKRKTPLERRLTSQQYRRNLPTVSSDSSKNENEGS; encoded by the exons ATGAGTGGCGTGGCCCCAAGGTTCCTCTTCCTCCTCGCCACTCCCCTCCCTCTACTTCGCCGGAACCACCACCACCGCCACCGCAACCTCTTACTCCTCTCTTCCCATTCCCTCCGCctctcttcttctccttcttccttctctttctcatcttcacCTCTCCCACTCAAACTCAGAGCCTCCCAAGGTTCCTCTCTCTCCTCCTCTCCCTGGCCCGAGTACTCCTCTTTCCTCTCTCACATCTCTTCCTCCGGCTACCTCTCTTCCCTCCCTGATGATGCGTTCACCGCCGCCGCCCAACACCTCTCCTACTCCTTCCTCCGCGACGCCACCACTTGCTTGGCCTTCGCACGTGACCGCCCTAACCTTCTCAG GTTGCTTTCTACGAGAGATATTGCGGCCGTGGTTGAGCACGGCTCCCCCTTCCTCTTCCGCGACGCAGATGATTCCGTCAGGAAGATGAAGTCCTTTCTATCAAACGGTGACGCCAat GTGTTGGATACTGATAGAGCAAATACGATTGACCTAATGAAGTTTTTGCTGAGTTATGCAAGTGATCCATATGTCCCTTCAGAAGGGAACAGTCTCAATAATAGAAATCTTATTGAATCATCTGTCAGAAACCTCTTTGGTGAACTTTTCAAACTGAGTTATAGTGCACCTGGATCAAACTCTTTTGATTCAGTGCAAAGTCAAATGGCTGGAAGATTTGGACATACAAAGCCTCCTGGACAACAGATTGAAATGAAGAGGGGTGATTGGATTTGTACAAG GTGTAATTTCATGAATTTTGCACGAAACATCAAATGTCTTGAATGTGAGGAAGCAAGGCCAAAAAGGCAACTAGCTGGAGGTGAATGGGAATGTCCTCA GTGTGATTTCTATAACTATGGGAGGAACATGAGTTGCTTAAGGTGTGATTGCAAGCGACCTGGACAAATATCTTTGGGTGCCATCAATACCATGTCAAATATAGATTACGAAAATAGAAACAATCCTAATACTTCAGATGTTGATGCACGGTTAGCTGCTAATGAAGAAAAGGCACAGCGTTGGTTTAGCAAGGTTTCTCAACTAGACAGCAGTGCTGATATTAACAGTGTGATAGCAGATGAAGATTTTCCTGAAATAATGCCGCTGAGGAAAGGAGTTAATAGATTTGTTGTTAGCACAAGAAAGACTCCAATGGAGAGGAGGTTGGCTAATGCTCAATATAAGAGAAACTTGTCCAATTATGACATTCCTGGGACTGAGGATTTTAAAGCTGTAGAGCCAATCAAGTCCCATGACAATCTGGATGACATGCTAGGTCGTTCAGCTGGACTTCCTCAATATGACAATAACCTTGCTGAACAAAATGCTAGCGGAGACAGGCAACCTTCATTTGCTGGCACTAGCAATACttcacattttaaaaatgtGCAAGGGAGGTACACTAGTACTATTCCTCCCAGTACATTGTCTGCAGATGCACTTGCCCCGAAATCTGAGAACTTGCTAGCAGAGGAGAGTGAAAATGTGGTATTAGACACTGATATCAGATATGCTAGTTTGGGAGACAGTTCACAACTTTCTAAGAATTCTACCAATATCACAGAAGATAAGGAGAAAGAGCAAGATGAAAAATCTGAGAAGTGGTTTAGAAAGATTGCTGAGCTGAATGATTTCCCTGATATAACAAGTGCAATATCTGATGAGGATTTCCCTGAAATAATGCCTATGCGTAAAGGAGAAAATCGATTTGTTGTTAGCAAGAAAAAAGACCGTTCTTTGACAACACCAGCATATAAGAGACAAGCAGCCATGGAGCAAGCTAGCAAAACCAACTTTGTTCCGTTTGTCCCTTTCCCCCCAGATTACTTTGCTAAAAAGGATAAGCCACACGCAGATGGAACAGATTCAATGGATAGGTCTACTGATGGTACTTCTTCCATATCTGAGGTGGCAGAGAAGGCTCCAGAGATATCTGATGATGCTAGAGCTCAACCAGGACTGAGTCCAAAGTCTTCTGAACAGAGCTCAAATAACAATGATGTTGGCTCTATGAGTTGGGCAGGAACCAGTGGAAATTCAAGGCAGAGTTTCAATCAAGATCATGTTCCAAATTTGACTGGGAGTTCATCCCCAGGTACAGCATCTGACAACCAGAGTGGTAAAGCAGAGTGGACAGGAAAGAGTTTGGAGGGGTCTGCCGTGAAGGAACCAGATCCTTTGGACATGTCAGAGGAGGCAAAGGCAGAGAGGTGGTTCCGGCGTGTTGCACAAATTAAGGATATATCTGAGCTCAGTCAGATTCCAGATGAAGATTTTCCTTCAATAATGCCTATGCGCAAAGGGGTGAACAGATTTGTTGTAAGCAAGAGGAAAACTCCATTGGAAAGGAGATTGACATCTCAGCAGTACCGAAGAAATCTACCAACTGTGAGCTCAGATTCAAGTAAAAACGAAAATGAAGGCAGCTGA